The following are from one region of the Gloeocapsopsis sp. IPPAS B-1203 genome:
- a CDS encoding FKBP-type peptidyl-prolyl cis-trans isomerase encodes MREILISLSFVIVCLVVLVVTQFSNSPAAIAEKLTQNQPIKEIVAPSNTNTVDTLANNNMMSDENVVTTPSGLKYIDIQEGDGATPTAGQTVVVHYTGTLENGSKFDSSRDRNRPFSFKLGAGQVIKGWDEGLSTMKVGGRRQLIIPPELGYGARGAGGVIPPNATLVFDVELLRIS; translated from the coding sequence TTGAGAGAAATTCTAATCAGCTTGAGTTTCGTAATTGTTTGCCTTGTAGTTTTGGTAGTAACACAGTTTAGCAATTCACCTGCTGCGATCGCAGAAAAACTCACACAAAATCAACCAATCAAAGAAATCGTTGCGCCAAGCAACACGAATACCGTAGATACTTTAGCGAATAACAACATGATGTCTGACGAAAACGTTGTCACAACACCCTCTGGGCTTAAATACATTGATATCCAAGAAGGCGACGGTGCAACACCTACAGCGGGACAAACAGTCGTAGTTCACTACACCGGAACTCTTGAAAACGGTAGTAAATTTGATAGTTCGCGCGATCGCAATCGCCCGTTTAGCTTCAAACTCGGTGCTGGACAAGTTATTAAAGGTTGGGACGAAGGACTAAGTACAATGAAAGTCGGCGGACGTCGTCAATTAATCATTCCTCCCGAACTCGGTTATGGTGCGCGTGGTGCAGGTGGAGTTATCCCTCCTAACGCAACTCTCGTTTTTGATGTAGAACTTCTCCGAATTTCCTAA
- a CDS encoding phasin family protein translates to MESNNWIKQLLMVGIGTTSLVAEKLREVSDELVRDGKLRPDQAKEFIDNLMQQLKSEQGNVEEQMQRQMRNMLQDLGVPRQAEMDELRGRIDRLERQVRDLENKMWRGM, encoded by the coding sequence ATGGAAAGCAACAACTGGATTAAACAGCTATTAATGGTTGGTATAGGCACAACCTCATTGGTAGCAGAAAAGCTGCGGGAAGTAAGTGATGAACTGGTAAGAGACGGCAAACTTCGCCCAGATCAGGCTAAAGAATTCATCGACAACTTGATGCAACAACTCAAGTCAGAACAAGGTAATGTTGAAGAGCAGATGCAGCGTCAAATGCGTAATATGCTACAAGACTTGGGTGTCCCTCGCCAAGCTGAAATGGATGAGTTGCGCGGACGGATTGATCGCTTAGAGCGCCAAGTACGCGATCTAGAAAATAAGATGTGGCGCGGAATGTAG
- a CDS encoding TIGR03792 family protein, whose translation MVIEFLKCQVNPDLREHYLQVDAEVWTKALAKCPGFLGKEVWLNPEEASEVVLVIRWATKEDWKSISEELLRQTEQKFAQQIGSTYQIVSAEYQVYQKGVRSEG comes from the coding sequence ATGGTGATTGAGTTCCTTAAGTGTCAAGTAAACCCAGATTTGCGCGAGCACTATTTACAAGTAGATGCAGAAGTTTGGACGAAAGCTTTGGCTAAGTGTCCTGGATTTCTAGGCAAAGAAGTTTGGCTAAATCCAGAAGAAGCATCAGAAGTTGTTTTAGTCATTCGCTGGGCAACAAAAGAAGATTGGAAATCTATTTCTGAAGAGTTGCTTCGTCAGACAGAACAAAAATTTGCGCAACAAATCGGTAGCACTTATCAAATTGTATCTGCTGAGTACCAGGTTTATCAAAAAGGGGTGAGGAGCGAGGGATGA
- a CDS encoding zinc ribbon domain-containing protein, translated as MPHCPRCHQSVDAQAVSCPFCRTPLKAYGHPGIPLHRATEDTYLCDSCTYHLDDTCNFPQRPFAKECTLYQDVTQAQLKASQQQYKRSFGAHFRSWLKQYQFWLLILGLLLLSFLIAL; from the coding sequence ATGCCACATTGTCCTCGTTGTCATCAATCGGTTGATGCACAAGCTGTTAGCTGTCCTTTTTGCCGTACACCACTTAAAGCATATGGACATCCAGGAATTCCTTTACACCGTGCTACTGAAGATACTTATTTGTGTGATAGCTGTACCTACCACCTAGACGATACATGTAATTTTCCACAGCGCCCTTTTGCAAAAGAGTGTACGCTTTACCAAGATGTGACACAAGCTCAATTGAAAGCATCACAGCAACAGTATAAAAGAAGCTTTGGTGCTCATTTCCGTAGCTGGCTTAAACAATACCAATTTTGGCTATTGATTCTCGGTTTACTCTTGCTGAGTTTTTTGATTGCCTTGTAA